A genomic window from Yarrowia lipolytica chromosome 1D, complete sequence includes:
- a CDS encoding uncharacterized protein (Compare to YALI0D13992g, no similarity): MTDKIPSPLRQDMPHSSMRSRFFRKLFASSASKLAKNTSANGSSHGFHIRRVRRSTSEDSIMPRLGHLGDKSLTGVSRHVSREMEAADKKRISLIGNESVSHLQSLAKESPACTNTNTTATNTTDSDTNHGAANVAVNHANRNYAPQPRHIYDLSTVADSSDANFSSASRFSNDFVDHSQKSQIMTEEDARLFFESRREQRFSLIDTRDLEDQSWAVNADDNDDEFKILLVKNHTLETRLDSLEQDLGQPNPSNQLNRKMTLSPSCPLLNVDGKIDQPWATKEQLEQMAKAFPDTNRPGGVPKVDLVTHPRGDDHDRGYSLGNAAAATEETCHDPYSNIQALNYGTTAPLSYAAAVNNLVEATAPHTYVNPVAASSETAALLFQWDQQWVGSYASGSPEFCMGLAPPDTIFGSTRPPPSDIYGTSRPVAAITPSADSTGSAVGAITTETPVADAPTASTTAPAPATIASTATPAITLLAATSPVVAAATNAAPSTTNADTTEGRSQRWISGHHGDLVPQACSSTLSTNPAGNLSTGRVSGPIPVTPTNKKMPAVPRVPRKPVSSVKTGSPGTPSAAAGSSGSSGSSGSSGSPGAPVPSRSQSRVVSGSSDQTCVDLSEQVVDSADSKRNKDKEVITGDKDRFSNDKERLMKLKMKSFSGSMFECDARDFVRQFEWMVDRYVGKNLADIDFNLLYTYFRLLLVDCPLPRSSKLGSWTALREWFIGEYSVFATEYMHRMYYMGQISKQHIKNGDIFGYLNQILKLTARTVDFTAEDKRHICDTLRHHVPKEFHHLIIHREDITSTVECLNTGLKRANVVRVISRISAFLRPLESDLFTFENPSLEYGYDSDNSEAPSIRRKESRATLYGSRAVANSQHHRLKVNGDLTIRISMANKTQGSRPTLESGL, from the coding sequence ATGACAGACAAGATCCCCAGCCCCCTGCGGCAGGACATGCCCCACAGCTCCATGAGGTCGCGGTTTTTCCGCAAGCTGTTTGCCTCGTCGGcctccaagctggccaaaAACACCTCTGCAAATGGCTCCAGCCACGGGTTCCATATTCGCCGAGTGCGACGATCCACGTCTGAAGACTCCATCATGCCGAGACTGGGCCACCTTGGCGACAAGTCGCTGACCGGCGTGAGTCGGCACGTGAGCCGAGAAATGGAGGCCGCCGACAAAAAGCGCATCTCGCTGATTGGCAACGAATCTGTGTCGCACCTGCAGTCTCTCGCCAAAGAGTCGCCCGCTTGtaccaacaccaacactACCGCTACCAACACTACCGACTCTGACACTAACCATGGCGCTGCCAATGTCGCCGTGAACCACGCCAACCGCAACTACGCCCCTCAACCCAGACACATCTACGACTTGTCTACTGTGGCCGATTCCTCCGATGCCAACTTCTCAAGTGCCAGCAGGTTCTCCAACGACTTTGTCGACCACTCGCAGAAATCCCAGATCAtgacggaggaggatgCCCGGCTGTTCTTTGAGTCACGACGAGAACAGCGCTTCTCACTCATAGACACACGTGACCTCGAGGATCAGTCGTGGGCTGTAAACGCAgacgacaacgacgacgagttcaAAATACTGCTTGTCAAGAACCACACGCTCGAAACTCGATTAGACTCTCTTGAACAGGACCTTGGTCAACCCAATCCCTCCAACCAGCTCAACAGAAAGATGACTCTCTCTCCTTCCTGTCCTCTGTTGAATGTCGATGGAAAGATTGACCAGCCCTGGGCCACCAaagagcagctcgagcagATGGCCAAAGCGTTTCCGGATACCAATCGACCTGGTGGGGTACCTAAGGTCGACCTTGTCACCCACCCTCGAGGCGACGATCATGACAGGGGGTACAGTCTTGGAAATGCCGCCGCAGCCACCGAAGAGACATGTCACGATCCTTATTCCAACATTCAGGCATTAAATTATGGGACTACAGCTCCCTTATCATACGCGGCTGCTGTCAACAACCTTGTCGAAGCTACTGCCCCCCACACTTATGTCAACCCTGTTGCGGCCTCCTCTGAAACTGCTGCCCTATTGTTTCAGTGGGATCAGCAGTGGGTTGGTTCTTACGCGTCCGGAAGCCCCGAGTTTTGCATGGGCCTAGCACCTCCGGATACCATCTTTGGCTCAACccgtcctcctccttccgATATCTATGGTACATCACGTCCTGTCGCTGCTATTACTCCATCTGCGGATAGCACTGGTTCTGCTGTTGGTGCAATTACTACAGAGACTCCTGTTGCTGATGCACCCACTGCATCTACTACAGCACCAGCTCCTGCCACCATTGCATCTACCGCTACTCCTGCTATCACTCTTCTTGCGGCCACTTCTCCTGTTGTCGCAGCTGCGACGAACGCAGCCCCTTCTACCACCAATGCCGACACAACAGAAGGTAGATCTCAACGATGGATCTCTGGTCATCATGGAGACCTTGTGCCACAGGCGTGCTCGTCCACTTTGTCTACAAACCCCGCTGGCAATCTGAGCACTGGGCGAGTCTCTGGGCCCATCCCAGTCACTCCAaccaacaagaagatgcCTGCAGTCCCCAGAGTTCCCCGAAAGCCCGTCTCAAGTGTTAAGACCGGCTCTCCTGGGACTCCctcggcagcagctggctcctcgggctcctcgggctcctcgggctcctcAGGCTCTCCTGGTGCCCCAGTACCGTCCAGAAGTCAGTCCCGGGTAGTCAGTGGCTCGTCAGATCAGACCTGTGTGGACCTCTCTGAACAGGTGGTCGATTCGGCCGACTCAAAGAGGAACAAAGACAAGGAGGTCATTACCGGTGACAAGGACAGATTTTCTAACGACAAAGAGCGGCTCATGAAATTGAAGATGAAGTCATTTTCTGGTAGCATGTTTGAGTGCGACGCCCGGGACTTTGTGCGACAGTTTGAGTGGATGGTTGACCGGTATGTTGGTAAGAATTTGGCGGACATTGATTTCAACTTGCTTTACACCTACTTCAGACTGCTTCTGGTTGACTGTCCGCTTCCTCGGTCTTCAAAGCTGGGCTCCTGGACAGCCCTTCGTGAGTGGTTCATTGGGGAGTACTCTGTGTTTGCTACTGAATACATGCACAGAATGTACTACATGGGTCAAATCAGTAAGCAGCATATCAAGAACGGAGACATTTTTGGTTACCTGAACCAAATTCTGAAGCTCACCGCTAGAACGGTGGATTTCACGGCTGAAGACAAGCGACACATCTGTGATACCCTCCGACACCATGTCCCCAAGGAGTTCCACCATCTTATTATCCACAGGGAAGACATTACCTCCACTGTGGAGTGTCTGAATACTGGTTTGAAGAGGGCTAATGTGGTGCGAGTTATCTCTCGTATTTCCGCTTTCCTCAGACCTTTGGAATCGGACCTGTTCACGTTTGAGAACCCATCTCTCGAGTATGGGTATGACAGCGACAACTCGGAGGCCCCTTCCATCCGGCGGAAGGAGTCACGGGCTACATTGTACGGCTCACGGGCGGTGGCGAATTCGCAGCACCATCGTCTCAAGGTGAATGGCGACTTGACCATCCGCATTTCCATGGCCAACAAGACGCAGGGCTCGAGACCAACACTTGAGTCTGGACTTTAG
- a CDS encoding uncharacterized protein (Compare to YALI0D14058g, highly similar to uniprot|P25043 Saccharomyces cerevisiae YOR157c PUP1 20S proteasome subunit (beta2), similar to Saccharomyces cerevisiae PUP1 (YOR157C); ancestral locus Anc_5.507), whose amino-acid sequence MPGLSFSNYQRNAHLSAKGVKVPTATSTGTTIVGCKFDGGVVIAADTRATSGDIVADKNCEKLHRIAPHIWCAGAGTAADTEMVTQLTASNIELHSLSAGRQPRVVTCLTMLKQHLFKYQGHIGAYLIVAGVDPTGPQLMSIHAHGSTDVGYYLALGSGSMAAMAVLEANWKQELTKEEAIQLASDAIESGIWNDLGSGSNVDICVMEQGKDAVLHRNYRTPNVREQKQQSYKFPRGVTAVLDVKVRTFDVVSTEVVMGEA is encoded by the coding sequence atgcCAGGATTGTCCTTCTCAAACTACCAGCGAAACGCGCATCTGTCGGCCAAGGGCGTCAAGGTGCCGACCGCGACCTCCACCGGAACGACAATTGTCGGATGCAAGTTCGATGGCGGCGTGGTGATTGCGGCCGACACCCGAGCCACCAGTGGCGACATTGTGGCGGACAAAAATTGCGAGAAGCTGCATCGAATCGCTCCCCACATCTGGTGCGCGGGAGCCGGCACCGCTGCCGACACGGAGATGGTCACCCAGCTCACCGCGTCCAACATTGAGCTGCACTCGCTGTCTGCGGGCCGACAGCCCCGAGTGGTCACCTGCCTGACCATGCTCAAACAGCACCTGTTCAAGTACCAGGGCCACATTGGCGCGTACCTGATTGTGGCGGGCGTCGACCCCACCGGGCCCCAGCTCATGTCGATCCATGCCCACGGCTCGACCGACGTTGGATACTACCTCGCTCTGGGCTCCGGATCCATGGCTGCCATGGCCGTGCTGGAAGCCAACTGGAAGCAGgagctgaccaaggaggaggcgaTCCAGCTTGCATCCGACGCCATCGAGTCCGGTATCTGGAACGATCTGGGATCCGGCTCCAACGTTGACATCTGTGTCATGGAGCAGGGCAAGGACGCAGTGCTGCACAGAAACTACCGAACCCCGAACGTGCGtgagcagaagcagcagagctACAAGTTCCCTAGAGGCGTCACTGCCGTGCTGGACGTAAAGGTCCGAACCTTTGATGTCGTTTCCACGGAGGTGGTTATGGGTGAGGCGTAG
- a CDS encoding uncharacterized protein (Compare to YALI0D14080g, similar to uniprot|P33750 Saccharomyces cerevisiae YLL011w SOF1 involved in 18S pre-rRNA production, similar to Saccharomyces cerevisiae SOF1 (YLL011W); ancestral locus Anc_5.201) yields MKIKTISRSTDAYLADRASETSRQPRNLDSALHPFERAREYTKALNATKLERMFAKPFVGQLGRGHIDGVYTIALNPRMLNAAASGSADGVIKYWDLTSQEETYSVQAHENIVRGLTVTPEGRLLSCASDKTVKLWDMKNKNPDPKQVYLGDRGFNCIDHQRGPDTSKFATGCGKVQLWDTTRSKPLSSLSWGADTITSLKFSPSEHAVFASTGSDRALTLYDIRTNSPINKLVTSMNNNAISWNPQVPFMFCAANEDHNVYLYDMRNLSACTSFLQDHVAAVMDVDYSPTGREIVTASYDKTIRIFNVRERFSRDIYHTKRMQRVFSAKFTLDNKYILSGSDDGNVRLWRAKASEKAGVRSSRERASREYTDALKERYRHMPEVRSIARHRHVPSAIKNAREIKGIERKALKRRQDNERKHNKNLPDIHLKQQHIVGVAIKDDKKIEEWKRIQEEKKQHKESVEGGWKNV; encoded by the coding sequence ATGAAAATCAAGACCATTTCGCGGTCCACGGACGCCTATCTTGCCGACCGAGCCTCCGAGACGTCGCGGCAGCCCCGAAACCTCGACTCCGCGCTGCATCCCTTTGAGCGAGCCCGAGAATACACAAAAGCGCTGAATGCCACCAAGCTGGAGCGAATGTTTGCAAAGCCGTTTGTGGGCCAGCTGGGACGAGGCCACATCGACGGCGTGTACACGATTGCTCTGAACCCGCGGATGCTCAACGCTGCGGCGTCGGGCTCTGCTGACGGAGTGATCAAGTACTGGGACCTGACGTCGCAGGAGGAGACTTATTCCGTGCAGGCCCATGAGAACATTGTGCGTGGTCTGACAGTGACACCCGAGGGACGACTGCTGTCGTGTGCCTCTGACAAGACCGTCAAGCTGTGGGACatgaagaacaagaaccCCGACCCCAAGCAGGTGTATCTGGGAGACCGAGGCTTCAACTGTATTGACCATCAGCGAGGTCCCGACACCTCCAAGTTTGCCACTGGATGTGGAAAGGTGCAGCTGTGGGACACCACCCGGTCCAAGCCTCTTTCGTCGCTGTCCTGGGGCGCAGACACCATCACTTCTCTCAAGTTCTCTCCCTCTGAGCACGCTGTGTTTGCCTCCACCGGTTCCGACAGAGCCCTCACCCTCTACGACATCCGAACCAACTCGCccatcaacaagctggTCACCAGCATGAACAACAATGCCATTTCATGGAACCCCCAGGTGCCGTTCATGTTCTGTGCCGCCAACGAAGACCACAATGTCTATCTTTACGACATGCGAAACCTGTCTGCATGCACATCGTTCCTGCAGGACCACGTGGCTGCGGTCATGGACGTGGACTACTCGCCCACCGGCCGGGAAATCGTCACCGCCTCTTATGACAAGACTATCCGAATCTTCAACGTCCGAGAACggttctccagagacaTTTACCACACCAAGCGAATGCAGCGGGTGTTTTCTGCAAAGTTCACTCTGGATAACAAGTACATTCTGTCGGGTTCAGATGACGGTAACGTGCGTCTGTGGCGAGCCAAGGCCTCCGAAAAGGCCGGTGTCCGGTCGTCCAGGGAGCGGGCATCCCGAGAATACACCgacgctctcaaggagcgaTACAGACACATGCCCGAGGTGCGGTCCATTGCCCGACACCGACACGTGCCGTCTGCCATCAAGAATGCCCGTGAAATCAAGGGTATTGAGCGAAAGGCTCTCAAGAGACGACAGGACAACGAGAGAAAGCATAACAAGAACCTGCCTGACATTCAtctcaaacagcagcatattgttggtgttgccatcaaggacgataagaagattgaggagtggaagagaattcaggaggagaagaagcagcatAAGGAGAGTGTTGAGGGAGGTTGGAAGAATGTCTAG
- a CDS encoding uncharacterized protein (Compare to YALI0D14102g, similar to Saccharomyces cerevisiae SMB1 (YER029C); ancestral locus Anc_3.519, similar to uniprot|P40018 Saccharomyces cerevisiae YER029c SMB1 associated with U1 snRNP as part of the Sm- core that is common to all spliceosomal snRNPs) — translation MINLKTLDGTSSSSVLLTQVPNKTKMADLVNYRLRVTTVDGKQMVGQMLAFDRYMNLVLSDCEEFRATKKSLLEAKKTIQIENGDASSVSITEEKRTLGLVILRGETVVSVSVEAPPPTDPTARLGNTALTPGSGSAKGINRAIPTGPRGAGGPGLGGPVRSAPGGRAPPGFQAPPGFGRA, via the coding sequence ATGATTAATCTCAAAACGCTCGATGGGacgagcagctccagcGTTTTGCTAACACAGGTACCAAACAAGACAAAAATGGCCGATCTGGTCAACTACAGGCTCCGGGTGACGACTGTGGATGGCAAGCAGATGGTGGGACAGATGCTGGCGTTCGACCGGTACATGAATCTTGTTCTAAGTGACTGCGAGGAGTTCCGGGCAACGAAAAagtcgctgctggaggcAAAAAAGACTATCCAGATCGAGAATGGCGACGCTTCTTCCGTGTCCATCACTGAGGAGAAACGGACTTTGGGGTTGGTCATTCTACGAGGCGAGACTGtggtttctgtgtctgtcgaggctcctcctcccacagATCCTACAGCTCGACTGGGCAACACCGCTCTGACACCCGGATCCGGGTCTGCCAAGGGCATCAACCGGGCCATCCCCACAGGTCCcagaggagctggaggaccGGGATTGGGAGGTCCCGTGCGAAGTGCGCCTGGAGGAAGAGCTCCTCCCGGGTTCcaggctcctcctggatTTGGACGGGCGTAG
- a CDS encoding uncharacterized protein (Compare to YALI0D14300g, similar to uniprot|Q12303 Saccharomyces cerevisiae YLR121c YPS3 GPI-anchored aspartyl protease 3 (yapsin 3)), with the protein MFFSTTLVASFLALVSAAPGNPKVLTFPVTKHHENSKFAQHHLLHNSRPDPLVITNQFTYYSINVGLGTPIQNFQLLLDTGSSDLWVYNVTDTADCAYQACQQTGQFDKSKSSTYHSLDEDYFIQYVLGNATGYWGTDTLSAGSVTLPNFQFACADNAEGQTGILGVSVAGSESLHKGQKPYANFPLALQNAGYIDRRVYSLYLDQNDATNGTFLLGGVDYAKFNGSLTVLPLATPNAFFVDYKSIAFDGEQVAEAGAAVLDSGTSFTYIPDAAYQKIAKKLNIGDNTFFGMTTVDCNKDFELEFNFDGVTIKALKEQMLIPSGLGDCFFGLQSNTLSQNITLFGDTFLRNAYVAYDLEDSQIGLAQAVYTDKTDIRPITGPLK; encoded by the coding sequence atgttcttctccaccactctTGTAGCTTCTTTTCTGGCGCTCGTTTCTGCCGCTCCCGGCAACCCCAAAGTGCTGACATTCCCCGTCACCAAGCACCACGAAAACTCCAAGTTTGCACAGCACCATCTGCTGCACAACTCGCGACCGGACCCGCTGGTGATCACCAACCAGTTCACCTACTACTCCATCAACGTGGGTCTGGGCACCCCCATTCAGAACTTTCAGCTGTTGCTGGACACGGGTTCGTCCGACCTGTGGGTCTACAACGTGACCGATACCGCCGACTGCGCCTACCAAGCGTGTCAACAGACTGGCCAGTTTGACAAATCCAAGTCCTCCACCTACCACTCTCTGGACGAGGATTACTTCATCCAGTATGTTTTGGGCAACGCCACGGGCTACTGGGGAACAGACACTCTTTCTGCCGGCAGCGTGACGCTCCCCAACTTCCAGTTTGCATGCGCTGACAATGCCGAGGGCCAAACTGGCATTCTTGGAGTGTCTGTCGCGGGCTCAGAATCGCTCCACAAAGGACAGAAGCCCTACGCCAACTTCCCCCTGGCTCTGCAGAATGCAGGCTACATTGACCGACGGGTGTACTCTCTGTATCTGGACCAGAATGACGCTACCAACGGCACCTTTTTGCTGGGTGGAGTCGACTACGCCAAGTTCAACGGAAGTCTGACCGTGCTGCCTCTGGCTACCCCCAACGCCTTCTTTGTCGACTACAAGAGCATCGCTTTCGACGGCGAACAAGTAGCCGAAGCTGGAGCCGCGGTGCTCGACTCGGGAACCTCCTTCACCTACATCCCCGATGCGGCCTACCAGaagattgccaagaagctcaacatTGGAGACAACACCTTCTTCGGCATGACGACGGTGGACTGCAACAAGGACTTTGAGCTGGAGTTCAACTTTGACGGAGTCACCATCAAGGCCCTCAAGGAACAGATGCTCATCCCTTCCGGCCTGGGCGATTGTTTCTTTGGACTTCAGTCCAACACGCTTTCTCAGAACATCACGCTGTTCGGAGACACCTTTCTGCGAAACGCCTACGTGGCCTACGATCTCGAAGACTCGCAGATCGGCCTGGCCCAGGCCGTTTACACCGACAAGACCGACATTCGCCCCATCACCGGCCCTCTCAAATAG
- a CDS encoding uncharacterized protein (Compare to YALI0D14322g, similar to uniprot|P38075 Saccharomyces cerevisiae YBR035c PDX3 pyridoxamine-phosphate oxidase): MSRILPSLRRFSTSRMNLDKIITANPTHQYKQATLDVQDVSPDPIVQFQKWFQQAKDAGIPIPEAVNFATAQLPSGRVSSRTVLFKELDPRGLIIYSNWGTSKKSRDVKSNPWAAITFFWKESERQVRIEGHVELLSPQESQEYYSSRPRDSQIGAWASPQSQVIADRSVLDKKIDEITNKFKDTDKIPVPDFWGGARLVPLEWEFWQGRESRVHDRVVYVRDSEKDQWRIERIAP; the protein is encoded by the coding sequence ATGTCACGCATTCTGCCGTCGCTCCGTcgcttctccacctccagaaTGAACCTCGACAAAATCATCACAGCAAACCCCACGCACCAGTACAAACAGGCGACTCTGGACGTGCAGGACGTGAGTCCAGACCCCATTGTGCAGTTCCAGAAATGGTTCcagcaggccaaggacgccgGCATCCCCATTCCCGAGGCAGTCAACTTCGCCACCGCGCAGCTGCCGTCCGGTCGGGTCAGCTCGCGAACTGTGCTcttcaaggagctcgaTCCACGTGGCCTCATCATCTACTCCAACTGGGGCACCAGCAAAAAGTCGCGCGACGTCAAGTCCAACCCTTGGGCCGCCATCACATTTTTCTGGAAGGAGTCTGAGCGCCAGGTCCGCATTGAGGGCCACGTCGAGCTCCTGTCGCCGCAAGAGTCGCAGGAATACTACTCGTCGCGACCGCGAGACTCGCAGATTGGCGCCTGGGCGTCCCCTCAGTCCCAGGTGATTGCCGACCGATCTGTGctcgacaagaagattgacgaAATCAccaacaagttcaaggacaCGGATAAAATCCCCGTGCCGGACTTTTGGGGAGGCGCTCGCCTGGTGCCTCTGGAATGGGAGTTCTGGCAGGGCCGAGAGAGCCGAGTGCATGACCGGGTCGTTTACGTGAGAGATAGCGAAAAGGACCAGTGGCGAATCGAGAGAATTGCTCCTTAG
- a CDS encoding uncharacterized protein (Compare to YALI0D14344g, similar to Saccharomyces cerevisiae YOR164C; ancestral locus Anc_6.57, similar to uniprot|Q8X0N5 Neurospora crassa Conserved hypothetical protein), whose product MSTKLERTIARNDEKIAAGEFYDAHQGIRTVANRYVKQKAYNDAIEVLYKGAESLLKAKQYASASDLVLYILEVYTVAEIPVDSVSRNRIVSLIQLFDVHEPTLVKISNDAETWSGKFGPVSSGDAILHNLFGTVFAKADEGYEAEKNLLLGTKESAPILGQLLFDWSAESKDAPQDAPLFLSRGVLGYLGTENIRDATVCAQTFLNAFDVKHNPETNNVEAAGDTVITTYDAYPLFNFLQLLILACRSKNPETFKRLHTRYAQQLSQLPAWNPALEKIGHVYFGIVPKRQGNMLEDLMGSFFK is encoded by the coding sequence atgtCCACCAAGCTCGAGCGAACCATTGCTCGAAACGACGAGAAAATTGCCGCCGGCGAGTTCTACGACGCGCACCAGGGCATCCGAACGGTCGCCAACAGATACGTCAAGCAGAAGGCGTACAATGACGCCATTGAGGTGCTGTACAAGGGAGCCGAGTCGCTTCTAAAGGCCAAGCAATACGCCTCCGCCAGTGATCTGGTGCTCTACATTCTCGAGGTGTACACCGTGGCTGAGATCCCCGTGGACTCTGTGTCGCGAAACCGAATCGTCTCTCTGATCCAGCTATTTGACGTCCACGAGCCTACCCTGGTGAAGATCAGTAACGATGCCGAGACCTGGAGCGGCAAGTTTGGCCCCGTGTCGTCCGGAGATGCAATTCTGCACAACCTGTTTGGAACTGTGTTCGCCAAGGCTGACGAGGGATACGAGGCCGAAaagaacctgctgctgggcacCAAGGAGTCTGCGCCAATTCTGGgacagctgctgtttgACTGGTCtgccgagtccaaggacgCTCCCCAGGACGCACCTCTGTTCCTGTCGCGGGGAGTTCTGGGCTACCTGGGCACCGAAAACATCAGAGACGCCACCGTGTGCGCCCAAACGTTTCTCAACGCCTTTGACgtcaaacacaaccccGAAACCAACAACGTGGAGGCCGCAGGAGACACCGTCATCACCACCTACGATGCCTACCCTCTTTTCAACtttctgcagctgctgatTCTCGCGTGCCGATCGAAAAACCCCGAGACCTTCAAGCGACTGCATACCCGATACGCCCAACAGTTGAGTCAGCTGCCCGCCTGGAACCCTGCTCTGGAAAAAATTGGCCACGTCTACTTTGGCATTGTTCCCAAGCGACAGGGCAACATGCTGGAGGATTTGATGGGTTCTTTTTTCAAGTGA
- a CDS encoding uncharacterized protein (Compare to YALI0D14366g, weakly similar to uniprot|Q6C943 Yarrowia lipolytica YALI0D14388g), with translation MQERQSEIRPRFASTDTKDVATTCPLSFSAAMALPSEIWVLVFCHCDVQGLVSLGQVNRLLFEILRSPSMERVLETAVTGACPFMSHSELFDCDLGGSEPRLNGWLGSALVLNKRMQKHNVLLADFVEKTPASNEYSYLTGLHGLSTTQYSPGMQRLLSADESSFERQMALRKTKGALEDMLGVEGEEETKFFDNGVELAAHKGTKMVLARWKDGQLDLDNAHLLSIGEGGEAGSRTCLSQLTSHTLIIKSKDCYHSYYLLKEHHHLQLVHLFTLQALVPPPVFDYNGYLWTILNHQLVSIFTSFNDNSCNSYTTNMEPVHLPNKPLSRTFCTLAETPFRHRNGMKRFLLLSENPYSTCDLFVDLKTGQKYASRPLEAHDKVYPVMDRQRLCFVKRS, from the coding sequence ATGCAAGAAAGACAGTCTGAGATCCGACCGCGATTCGCCAGCACTGACACAAAAGACGTGGCGACAACTTGCCCACTTTCATTTTCCGCTGCCATGGCTCTTCCGTCCGAAATCTGGGTCCTAGTGTTTTGTCACTGTGATGTTCAGGGTCTTGTCAGTCTAGGACAAGTGAATCGGCTGTTATTTGAGATTTTGAGATCGCCGAGCATGGAGAGAGTGCTGGAGACGGCAGTTACCGGCGCGTGTCCGTTCATGAGCCATTCTGAGCTGTTTGACTGCGACCTGGGTGGTTCAGAGCCTCGGTTGAACGGATGGTTAGGGTCTGCTCTTGTTCTCAACAAGAGGATGCAAAAACACAATGTTTTGTTGGCAGATTTTGTTGAAAAGACCCCCGCATCGAATGAGTACTCCTATCTGACCGGTTTACACGGTCTCAGCACCACGCAGTATTCTCCAGGCATGCAAAGGCTCCTTTCTGCCGACGAATCGAGTTTCGAACGACAAATGGCCCTGAGAAAGACCAAGGGGGCCCTCGAAGACATGTTGGGtgtggagggagaggaAGAGACCAAGTTTTTCGACAATGGAGTGGAACTGGCGGCTCACAAGGGTACCAAGATGGTGCTAGCTAGGTGGAAAGATGGCCAACTAGACTTGGACAATGCTCACCTTCTGTCTATTGGGGAgggtggagaagctggatCGAGAACTTGTCTTTCTCAACTGACAAGCCACACATTGATTATCAAATCGAAAGACTGCTACCATTCCTACTACCTCCTCAAGgaacaccaccatctccaacttGTACATCTCTTCACTCTCCAGGCACTCGTTCCTCCCCCCGTATTCGATTACAACGGATACTTGTGGACAATACTCAATCACCAGCTGGTTTCAATCTTCACCAGCTTCAACGACAACTCGTGCAACTCCTATACCACCAATATGGAGCCGGTTCATCTGCCCAACAAACCACTCTCACGCACCTTCTGCACGCTGGCAGAGACTCCCTTTCGACACAGAAACGGAATGAAACGGttcctgctgctctcaGAAAACCCGTACTCCACATGCGATCTCTTTGTGGACTTGAAAACAGGCCAAAAGTACGCCAGTAGACCACTCGAGGCACACGACAAGGTGTATCCTGTAATGGATCGACAGAGATTGTGTTTCGTCAAGAGAAGCTAG